The DNA region GGCCGCAAGGTGGGCTTCAAGCCGGCCGGTGGCATCGGCTCCGTCGCGGATGCCGCCCTTTATCTCAGCCTTACGGAAACGATCATGACGCCGGATTGGCCGATGCCGTCCACCTTCCGTTTCGGGGCCTCCGGCCTGCTCGATGACATCCTCGCTGTCCTCAGCGGCGCCCAGTCAGCGCCCGCCAAGGCCTCGAGCTATTGAGCATGATCCCGCAGGAGATCATTCGGCAGAAGCGGAATGGTGGCGTCCTTTCCGCGGATGAGATCCAGTCCTTCGTTGCGGCCCTTGCCACCGGCGAGTTATCAGAGGGGCAGATCGGCGCCTTTGCGATGGCCGTCTGGTTCAAGGGCATGTCGCGTGACGAGACCGTCGCGTTGACGCTCGCCATGGCGCGCTCAGGCGATATGCTCACATGGCTCGGGATCGATCGCCCAATTGCCGACAAGCATTCGACCGGCGGGGTCGGTGACAACGTTTCGCTGATGCTGGCGCCGATTGCGGCTGCTTGCGGCCTAGCGGTGCCGATGATCTCCGGCCGCGGCCTCGGCCACACCGGCGGTACGCTCGACAAGCTGGAATCCATTCCCGGCTATGGAATTACGCCGGATGCTGCTCGTTTCCGCAAGGTCGTTAAGGAAGTGGGCTGCGCCATCATCGGGCAGACGGGTTCGTTGGCGCCCGCCGACGGCACGCTCTACGCCGTGCGCGATGTCACAGCGACCGTCGATTCCATTCCGCTGATCACGGCCTCCATTCTTTCCAAGAAGCTCGCGGCTGGACTTCAGACCTTGGTGCTTGATGTGAAAACCGGCAACGGCGCCTTTATGGCCGATCACGAGCAGGCAAAGCTTCTGGCGCACTCCCTAGTCGACGTGGCAAACGGGGCAGGGGTCAAGACATCGGCCTTGATCACCGACATGAACCAGCCGCTGGCGGACGCGGCGGGCAACGTCGTGGAGATATGGAACTGCCTGGATTTCCTGGCGGGGAAGAAAGCTGGAACCCGGCTTGAGGCCGTCGTCCTGGCCTTTGCAGCCGAGATGCTGGTGCGTTCGGGCGTTTCGCCGTCTCTGAACGATGGCGAAGCGAAAGCACGTGCGGCACTAGCGTCCGGCAAGGCGGCCGAAGTCTTTGGCCGCATGGTGCATATGCTGGGCGGCCCGGCGGATCTTGTCGAAAAGCCCGCAAACTATCTGGTGAAAGCGCCCGTCGAAAGGCCGGTTCTCGCAGGAGAGAGCGGATGGCTCTCGGCCTGCGATGCGCGCGATGTCGGCATGGCCGTTATCGATCTCGGCGGCGGGCGGCGTCACCCGGCAGACAAAATCGATCATCGCGTCGGCTTCTCCGCCCTGCTGCCGCTCGGCACCCGTGTCGAAAAGGGTGATACGATCGCGATCGTTGGTGCCGCAGATGAGGCGGCGGCGCAAAAGGCGGCAGCCTCGATCACGGCAAGCTACCGCATCTCCGGCAACGAGCCTTCTCTGCCGCCGGTGATTTCCGGCCGCATTTGATTATTGCTTCAGATTCAGTGAGCCGTCGGCAACGGAGTAGGACTCGAGTTTCTTCAGGAAGCTCATGCCGACCAGGGTCGTCGAAAGCGCATCATCCTTAAGCACGAAGGCTTCCACATCTTGCACGCGGATGCCACCGATCTCCACGCGATCGAGCGTGACATGCGCGGCCTTGGCCTGGCCGTTGGCGGTATTCACCGCATGGCGGAAATCGAGCTGATTGCCCCCGTAGCCGAGACGGCGCGCAAGGCTTTCGTTCAGTGCCACATAGGTGGCACCGGTATCGATCAGGCCCTGTACTGGCTTGCCGTTGATCTTGAAGTCGCCGGTGTAGTGCCCCCTCGCATCGGCCTGAAGGTGCATGCGGCCATTGCCGGAAACCGGGGCGGGCGCCCTAGGCTGAGGGGCCGGGGTTGAAACAGCGCTGGCAGAAACCGTGTCGGCAACGGGCTGGCTGCCGCCGAAGAATGAGGGCACCTGAGTGGCGAGTGCGGCGATAATGCTCGCGAAAATGACGATACGCATGAGCATGAATCAGAAACCCTGCCTGTATAGACCCCGCCTCATGCGGGCTCGGGTCTTCAAGACTGCTACGCCGCAATTGCTGATAAGTCGCTAATGGCGGAGTTAAAAAGGCCCGGATTAATGCTCCGGGCCCTCGATGTCTTGAGATTTGGTAAAGGAAAGCTGAACTACTTCGTGCCGTACATGCGGTCGCCGGCATCGCCGAGGCCTGGCATGATGTAGCCCTTCTCGTTCAGATGGCTGTCGATCGCCGCCGTGAAGACAGTCACATCGGGGTGTGCCGCGCGGAAATTCCTGAGGCCTTCTGGAGCGGCGAGCAGGCAGAGGAAGCGGATATTGCGCGCGCCGCGTTCCTTCAGCTTTTCGATCGCGGCAATCGAGGAATTGCCGGTCGCAAGCATCGGATCGACGACGATGATGAGACGCTCAGCCACGTCCTCCGGCGCCTTGAAGTAATATTCCACAGGCTGCAGCGTTTCGTGGTCGCGATAGACGCCGATATGGGAAACGCGAGCCGAAGGCACGAGATCGAGCATGCCTTCGAGCAGTCCGTTGCCGGCGCGCAGGATCGAGGCGAAGACGAGCTTCTTGCCTTCCAGGATCGGCGATTCCATGGTCTGCAGCGGCGTTTCGATGGTTTCCATTGTCAGTTCGAGATCGCGCGTCACCTCGTAGCAGAGCAGGGTCGAGATCTCGCGGAGCAGCCGGCGGAAACTGCCCGTCGATGTCTCCTTGCGCCGCATGATGGTGAGTTTGTGCTGCACAAGCGGGTGATCGATGACGATGACGCCTTCCATGGCCGAGCCTTCCTTTTGTTCTTATCGGACGTTTCTTTCATGGAAAGCGCCCCAACTGCAAGAGTGGAGGCGATTTTCATGGCTTGATCCCCAAGCCCGGGCAGCTCAAAGCCGGGCGAGAAGCGCCAAGCGGCTCGCTTCATCGACGAAAGCCGCTTCAATGCCGGTCCGCGTCAGTTCGTTGATTTCGCTGTCGCTGAAGCCGAATGCATTGGCGGCCAGCTCATACTCGCGCTTTAGCGAGGTATGGAAAAAGGGCGGGTCGTCGGAACTGATCGTCACGCGCACGCCGGCTTCCTTGAGCGTGCGCAAGGGATGGGACGCGAAATCGGGAAAGACGTTCAACGCGATGTTTGAGCCGGGACAAACCTCCAGAACAGTGCCGAGATCGGCAAGCCGCCTGACGAGTTCCGCATCCTCGATCGCGCGAACGCCATGCCCGATGCGCGACGGACGCACGACGTCGAGCGCATCGGAGACGCTGAAGGCGCCACAGACCTCGCCGGCGTGGATGGTGAGGCCAAGACCCGCGTCGCGGGCGATATCGAAGGCGTGGGCATAATCCGCCACACGCCCCATTCGCTCCTCGCCGGCGAGGTTGAAGCCGGTGATTAGCGGGTTGTTGGCTTTAGCCGCGTATTCGGCAGCGGCGATCACGCTCTCAGGTCCAAAATGCCGCTCGCCGGTTACGATCAGCCGCGCTTCGATGCCGCTTTTTGCCTTCGCTTGGCGAATGCCTTCGCAGATGCCGGCGATATAGGCATCTGCGCCAAGCCCGATACGCCCGCCGTGATCCGGCGAAACGGTGAGTTCGCTATAGACCGTGCCGATCTCTGCAAGCTCCTGCAGATAGGTCTCGGTGAGCAGTGCGTAATCCTCATCAGTCCTGTAGACCTTGGAGATATTATCGTAGCATTCGAGGAAGCTCGCAAAATCATGCCAGACATATGCCCCGTCACGGAGATAGGCGCTGATGTCGGTATTGTATTTGCGGGCTTGGGCTTCCGTCAGCGCCGGGTGCGCCGCGCCCTCCAGATGGCAATGCAGCTCGACCTTCTTCAAATGCGATGTCACAGAAAACTTCTCCCGTGCGGCCCGGCGGCGATGCCAAGATGCCGGGCAACCGTCGCGCCGATATCGGCATATGTGCTGCGGACGCCGATATTGCGCGACTTCAGCCCCGGACCGTAAGCGATGATCGGCACGCGCTCGCGCGTATGGTCCGTGCCGCGCCAGGTCGGGTCGCAGCCGTGGTCAGCCGTCAGGATGACGAGATCGCCGGGCGCAAGCTTGCGGTGCACGTCCGGCAGCCGCGCATCGAAGGCTTCGAGCGCCGCGGCATAGCCAGGCACATCGCGCCGGTGGCCATAGACCATGTCGAAATCGACGAAATTCGTGAAGACGAGGTCGCCGTCCTTCGCCTCTTCCATAGCGGCGAGCGACGCGTCCATCAGTGCATCATTGCCATTCGCCTTGATGACCCTTGAAATGCCCTGGTGCGCGAAGATGTCGCCGATCTTGCCGATGGCGTGGACGTTGCGCTCCGCCTTGACGATACGATCGAGCAGCGTTGGCTCCGGAGGCGGCACCGAAAAATCGCGGCGATTGCCGGTGCGCTCGAATGTCGATGAGGTCTCGCCGACGAAAGGCCGGGCGATGACCCGGCCTATATTATGGCTGTCGAGCAGCGCCCGGGCGATGCGGCAGAAGCCGAGGAGTCGGTCGAGGCCGAAATGCGTCTCGTTCGCCGCGACCTGGAAAACGGAGTCGGACGAGGTATAGCATATCGGCTTACCGGTGCGGATATGCTCCTCGCCGAGGCGGGCGATGATTTCCGTGCCTGAGGCATGGCAATTGCCGAGGATGCCTGGAACCTCTGCAGCGCTGCAAAGCGCCTCGATAAATTGCGGCGGAAAGGCTTCGCCTTCCGTGGGGAAATAACCCCAATCGAAGGTCACGGGCGTTCCGGCAATTTCCCAATGGCCAGACGGGGTATCCTTGCCGCGGGAGATTTCGCTGGCGCAGCCATGGATGCCGTAGACTTTATCCGGAACCGGCATGCCGGCCGGAAAGCGTCCGGTTGCGGTCTTGGCGATCTGCATCAGGCCGAGCGCCGACATATTGGGAAGCGAAAGCGGGCCGGAGCGCAAGCCCGCCCTGTCGCCAGCGCCAGCCGCACAAAACTCCGCTATATGGCCAAGCGTATCCGATCCTTCGTCGCCATATTGAGCCGCATCCGGCCCGCCGCCGACGCCGAAGGAATCGAGAACGAAGAGAAATGCACGTGCCATCTTTACCCATCAAGCTGAGCGGCCAATGAACCGCAATCCCGCTCAGGCATATAATGCTGCCGCAGGCTTGGCAAATTTCAAAGTTCGGAAAGGATCCTGATCAGCAATCGCCGCAGGCGACATTGTCGCCCTGTCGCTGGCGGTAATAATAGGTGCGCCGGATGGTGAGTTCCTGCATGTCGCCTGGAAGAAAATCGGGGCCGAATGCGAACAGCTTGTAGGGAATGCTGAGGTCGGCCCGCACGAGAAAGCTGTCTGCCTTTTTCATATCGGCCGGGACGTCGGTGACGGCGGTATTGGCCGCGTAGGGCGCTGTCGTGGTGTTGCTCGCCCAGGACCAGAAAACCTTGGCGTTGGCCGCGGCATCGATGTTGATGCCGGTCACTTTGATCTGCATGCCGGTCGTATCGAAGGGAGTGAAAATCGCGCCGGCAACAGAACTGATCTCGGTCAGCGAACTCTTGGTCACGTCCTTCTGCTGCGTGATCAGATCGGCGATCGAGCCGGCCGCGCGGCTGGTGCGTTTGCTGACGCTCAGTCCAATGGTGATCTCGAAGGCGCCGATATAGAGCATCACCAGGACGGGAAAGAGGATGGCGAACTCGATTGCGCCGACGCCGCTGCGGTCGCGTCCGAACCGGACGAGCTTGTCTTTCAGCCGCATCAGCGTTCCGTTCGCCGTCATCAGTATGGCTCGTTTTGGAAGGCGGCCGTGGCGACGATCAGGTAGTCGTTCAGCCTTGATCCGTCGGCAGTGCGGTATGGTGTGATATAGGGCCGGATAAGATCGGCGATGATCTGCCAGTGGTAATAGGCGCGAACCATATTGATCGAGCCGGAGCCGCCGGGTGAATATTGCATCGCCGATGTATCGAGGCCCGTCGCATTCATTGGAACAGCGGCGGGGATTTCGGAAAATTTGCTGAACGTGCGAACATCGAGCCTAAGCTTGTCCGGGGTGGCGATCTCGGCTTCGGAGCACTGGATCAGGATCGAGACCTCGTCGCAAAACTCCTGCCGGAACGCCGCCTCACCAACGGTAGAGATGATCTGTCCGGTCCGCATCTTGCGGCTCATGGTGTCGACGGCGTTGGACACCAGTTCTTCCGCAGCAAAGGCGATGAAGGTCTCCAGAATTGCGAAGATCACCATGAAATAGGGGATGGCGAGCAGCGCGAATTCTATCGCTGCCGAGCCGTCGCGCGAGCGCGCAAAAGCCCGCCATCCGCTCCGTTTGCCGGGCGGCGTGCAGGTTCTGTCTGCCTGGTGATCACTGGTCGCCATAGCGCCATCCCGAAGAACGTTCATGCGCTGATCGTAGCGGGCGTTCGTTGATTTTCCGTTTCAGGGCGGGTCAACAATTTAACGGATGAAGCTTCCTCAGCCGCCCGCATCGGCCGCATTGTTCTGCTGCGTGTGCTGTTCGCAGTTCGGCGTGCAGGAAAGGACCGAGCGATCGGTCTGCCGGTAGACGCGAACGGTGTTGCCTTCGTCGATGGAGACGAGGACGGTCTCGTCGAGTATCGCATTGCCATCGGCATCGAGCAGCACCAGGTTTGTCGTCCCGAAGCTGCGGCCTGTCAGCACGATCGTCTTCGGATCGGCAACGGTCGCATCGGCAACCTTGGAATTGCCGATAATCACCTTGCTGGCTGGCCGGTCGAGCTTCAAGACACGCGCATGATCCATATAGACGCGCAGCACGTCTTCCTCGGCGCGCGCGGGAGCCTGAAGCCCGCAAAGCACGAGGATGGCGGCTGCGGTAAAAGGGATAGTCTTGCCGCTCGGTGGCATAGGGCTCTCTTTACTGGAATCCGGATCAGAGTCCGGTAGAAATCTCAAAACAGAATGGAAAAAAATGGTGAATGAAGCTTTAAGAATCGTTGGAACTGCCCGGTGACGGCACGTATTTGTCCGAATTGGGTCATGTGAGAAGAATTTCCTGAGTGCGATGATCTGTAATGACGCAGCCTATGTAACGTTTCGGCGCATCCCGAAGATTGGTGTGTTATAAGATTCGTAATATAGTTAAATTGGAATATATCCTAGTAACGCAATGCTTACCATGGCAGTTTCTACTTTAGCATTTACGATCTGGTAACCCTCTTCCTTAAGCCGATTGAAATGGCGCCTCGCTAGGTTGTGGCATCCGATCAACGGCACAGTTGGCGGACGTGCTGAACCTCAACTGGAGTTAGGAAACCATGACCAAGCTTTTTAGCCGTTTTCTGAAGGACGAATCCGGCGCAACCGCAATCGAATACGGCCTGATCGCAGCGCTGATTTCCGTAGCGCTGATCACCGGCGCAACGACTCTCGGCAGCTCGCTGAACAACACCTTCCAGAATATCTCGGAAAAGATGGTCGACGCGGAAACGGCCAATTAACCGGGTTTATTCTTCCAGAAGCTCGAGCAAGCGAAAACCGCTCTTCCTATGAGCGGTTTTTGATTTTCTGCCGAATGGAGAAGTTTTGATGCTGGCAGCCGCCATATTCCTGATCTTCCCTCTCTGCTTGGCGATGGCGGCATTTTCCGATCTGCTCACGATGACAATCCCAAATCGCGTTTCGCTGATTCTGATTGCTGCTTTTCTCATCATCGCCCCCTTAGCCGGCATGCCACTTCCGCACATCGGTATGCATCTCCTTGCAGCGATGATTGTATTTCTGGCCTGTTTCGTGCTTTTCGCCCTTAACGTAATGGGCGGGGGCGATGCAAAGCTCTTGAGCGCGACGGCTATATGGTTCGGCTTCAATCAATCGCTTCTGCTTTTCGTCGTTTCCGTCGGCCTGATTGGTGGGTTGCTTACCTTCCTCATTCTTCTCTTGCGCACTCAGTCCAACACGATCCTCGCCATCGGCTTGCCGGTGCCGAATTCGCTCCTGCTCGCAAAGAAGATTCCTTACGGCATCGCCATCGCCATTGGCGGCTTCATGGCGTTCCCGTATTCGACGATTCTGATCGCTGCGCTGGAAACACTGCAATAACGGCGGTTTAAACCTCCATTAACTTAAAATGTAAGTGTTCCGTTAACTATAATTACACCAATTCCTGAGCATTCTTCGGGGTGAACAAACCGTCTCCCGAGGACAGCTGAATGAAGCCCGCCCGTTTGATGATACTTTCAGTGGCCGTCGTTGCCGCTGGCCTCGCCGGTCTGCTGGCGATGAAGCTTGCCGGGCGCGGCGGTGTCGTCACGCAGGTCCAGTCGGTCGTCGAGAAGGAACCCACGGTCAACGTGCTGGTATCGAGCGCCAATCTGCCGGTCGGCGCCCGCATTGACGACAAAGCGGTTCACTGGATGCCCTGGCCGCGTGGCGCCGTCGTTCAGGGCTTCATCACCGAAGCCGACAAACCGGATGCGATCAAGGATATGCAGGGCGCGGTAGTCCGTTTGCCGGTCTTCGAAGGCGAGCCGATCCGTCCCGAAAAAATCGCCGATTCCAACAGCCGTATCCTCTCGGCGCTTCTGCCGGCCGGCAAGCGCGCTGTCGCGACGGAAATCTCGGTCGCAACCGGCGCCGGCGGCTTCATCCTGCCGAACGACCGTGTGGACGTCATCATGGTCCGCAGGGCCCAGGGAAGCGAAAAGTTCCTAACCGAGGCCGTGCTGAGCAACGTGCGCGTTCTCGCCATCGATCAGCAGATTCAAGAAAAAGACGATGGTTCCAAGGCTGTCGTGGGCACCACGGCGACCCTGGAACTGACGCCCGATCAAACGAAAGTTCTGACTGTCGCGCAGCAGATGGCCGACAAGCTGTCGCTTGCCCTGCGTTCCGTAGCCGACGCGCAGGAGCAAGATACGAGCGCTGCCGATTATCTACTGAACGGAGACAACGGGAGCGCGCTCGTTCAGGTCATCAAATCCGGTTCGATCGTCACAGACAGCAGTGCGCCAAAGGCCGAGTAAGGGGAAATTAATGGTCAACACAATGCGGCGCACCAAGTCTCTCCTCGCGGGCTTCCTTACGCTAACAACGGCTATTTCGGGGCTGACGCCCTCCGCTTTCGGGCCACTGGTTGGCGCGGGCATTGCGCATGCGGAATCGGAAGGCGTCATCCAGATCTCGCGGACCGGTCCCGGCGCCCACCGCCGCGTTAGGCTCGGCCTCAACAAGGCGGTGGTCGTCGATCTACCGGAGGAAGCGCATGACATCCTCGTCTCCGATCCGTCGATGGCCGATGCGGTGACGCGCACCTCGCGCCGCATCTATCTTTTCGGCAAGAAAGTCGGCCAAACGAACATCTTCATTTTCGGGAGCGATGGCCAGGAAGTCGTGAGCCTCGATATCGAAATCGAGCGCGATGTCTCCGGCCTCGAGACGAACCTGAGGCGTTTCATCGTCGACTCCAACATCAAGGTCGAGATCGTGTCGGACAACATCGTGCTGACCGGCACCGTCCGCACGCCACAGGACGCCAAGCAAGCCGCCGACCTTGCCCAGGCGTTCCTGACCGGTGGCGAAGCGACGACGCGAACCGAAACGGCCTCCAGCAGCGCATCGGGGGGCGATGTCGCGCTTTTCGCCGAGGCCCGCCAGCAATCGCAGGTCGTCAACCTGCTGCAGATTGAGGGCGAGGACCAGGTCACGCTCAAGGTGACGATCGCAGAGGTCCGCCGCGAAATTCTGAAACAGCTCGGCTTCGACAATCTCGTATCGAATTCCTCGGGCTTGACCGTGGCGCAACTCGGCCTTCCTTCGGCGGATGGCGCCGCTGCGACGGTCGGCGGCGGACTTGCGGCCCTCTTCAAGACCTCGATCGGCAAGTATGACATATCGACCTATTTGAATGCACTAGAGCAGGCGAAGGTCGTTAGAACGCTTGCCGAGCCTACGCTGACGGCGATTTCAGGTCAGGCTGCTACCTTCAATTCGGGCGGCCAGGTCCTCTATTCGACCACCGACAACGACGGCAACGTGACGGTCGTTCCCTACAACTACGGCATCAATCTGGCCTTCAAGCCGGTGGTTCTCTCCTCAGGACGCATCAGCCTTGAGATCAAGACCAACGTGTCCGAGCCGGCTCCGTCCGTCTCGGGATCCCAGCCGACCTACCAGCGCCGTTCGGCGGAAACATCCATTGAGCTTCCGTCCGGCGGCTCGATCGCGCTTGCCGGCCTGATCAGGGACAACGTTTCGCAAACGTCGAACGGCACGCCGGGTGCGAATAAGATCCCGCTGCTGGGGACGCTGTTCCGCCAAAGAACGGTGCAGCGAGAGGAAACCGAGCTCGTGATCATCGCGACCCCCTATCTGGTACGCCCCGTCGCCCGCAACGAGCTCAACAGGCCGGACGACAATTTCAGTCCGGAGCATGACGGCCAGGCGTTCTTCATGAACCGTGTCAACAAGGTTTACGGCCGCCGCGAAGTTCCGGTGGCCGACGCGCAATTCCACGGTTCCATTGGGTTTATCTACAAATGAGCGGCGCAGGATCGAAAACGATGAAACGATATGGTGATCAGGCGATGGCTCAAAACAGGAAAGCCACGATACGATCCGTCACGCTTGGCGCAGCGGCCCTTGCGGCCGCCATGCTTTCCGGCTGCGCGGCTCCCCGCGACAATTTGACGACCGGCGGCATTCCCGACGATTACCGGCAGCGCCATCCGATCGTGGTGGCGGAGGCCGAGCAGACGGTCGATATCCCGGTCGCGTCGACCGATCGGCGCTTGACGATTGCCCAGCGTGACATGATCCGCGGCTTCGCTGCCAATTATATATCCCGGGCTTCCGGCCCGGTTTATGTCATGACGCCCCAAGGCTCGCCAAACTCGGCCGCGACAAGCCAGGTGCGCAACCAGGTACGGGCCGAGCTCTCGAAGAGAGGGATACCGAGCTCGAAGATCGTCAATGCAAGCTACTCCGCAGCGCCTGGCGATGCAGCGCCGATCCGCCTCAGTTTCGTCGGCATGACGGCCATGACCTCCCAGTGCGGCCAATGGCCCAGGGATATCGGCGGCGGTTTCGACAACCAGAATTATTACAATTTCGGCTGCGCCACACAGAACAATCTGGCCGCACAGATCGCCAATCCGGAAGATTTGATTGCGCCGCGCGGCATGACGCCGATCGATGCTGCGCGCCGCAATGACGCCATCACCGAATACCGCGAATACAGGACTGTCCTCGAACAGTCCTCGTCAGGTGGTTTCTAGTGGGGAGCATCGAAACTATGAGCCCTATCGAATACGAGATCAAAAACACGACGGAGCTTCAGCACGCGGAAGACGCCGTTCGCATGGGCGAGCTGGAGAACATGCGCCCGCTGCCGCGTATCTCCGTGCATGCCTTCTGCGAGAGCGAGGCGCTTCAGCGTGTGATGGAGCGCTGCGGCAACGACCGGAGGATGTCGAAGGTCAGCCTGCGGATCACCAGCGGCGGCGTCGCGGCGGCTGCCAACATGTTCGCCAGTGCCCCGACCCCCAATCTGATCATCCTCGAAACCAAGGCCAATGCGGCAAGCCTGCTCTCGGAGCTCGCGCCGCTAGCGGCCGTTTGCGATCCGAGCACCAAGGTCGTCATCATCGGCTATTACAACGACATCGCGCTTTACCGCGAGCTGATCCGCAACGGCATTTCCGAATACATGGTCCAGCCGGTCGCGATGCCGGACATCATGATGGCCATGGCGTCGATCTTCGTCGATCCGGATGCCGAGCCGCTTGGCCGCAGCATCGCCTTCATCGGCTCCAAGGGAGGCACGGGTGCCTCGACGATCGCGCACAACTGCGCTTTCGGCATATCCAATCTCTTCTCGACCGAGACGATCCTCGCCGATCTCGACCTGCCCTACGGCACGGCCAACATCGATTTCGACCAGGACCCGACGCAGGGGATCGCCGAGGCGGTCTTTGCTCCCGATCGGCTTGACGAGGTTTTCCTCGATCGTTTGCTGACGAAATGTTCGGAACATCTGTCGCTGCTTGCAGCACCATCGATTCTTGATCGCGCCTATGATTTCGATGGCCAGGCGTTTCAGCCGGTCCTTGAAGTCCTGCAGCGCAGTGCGCCGGTGACGGTGCTCGACGTTCCGCATGCCTGGTCGGAATGGACGCGATCGGTCCTGGCTTCGGCAGATGAGGTTGTCATCTGCGCCGTTCCCGATCTTGCGAACCTGCGCAACGCAAAGAACATGCTCGATGCCCTGCGCAAGCTGCGCCCGAACGACAAGATGCCGCACCTGATCCTAAATCAGGTCGGCATGCCGAAACGGCCGGAAATCGCCCCATCCGATTTCTGCGAACCGCTTGAGATCGAGCCGATCGCGATCATTCCTTTCGACGTAGGTCTGTTCGGCAATGCCGCCAACAGCGGCCGCATGATCTCCGAG from Rhizobium sullae includes:
- a CDS encoding phosphopentomutase, whose amino-acid sequence is MARAFLFVLDSFGVGGGPDAAQYGDEGSDTLGHIAEFCAAGAGDRAGLRSGPLSLPNMSALGLMQIAKTATGRFPAGMPVPDKVYGIHGCASEISRGKDTPSGHWEIAGTPVTFDWGYFPTEGEAFPPQFIEALCSAAEVPGILGNCHASGTEIIARLGEEHIRTGKPICYTSSDSVFQVAANETHFGLDRLLGFCRIARALLDSHNIGRVIARPFVGETSSTFERTGNRRDFSVPPPEPTLLDRIVKAERNVHAIGKIGDIFAHQGISRVIKANGNDALMDASLAAMEEAKDGDLVFTNFVDFDMVYGHRRDVPGYAAALEAFDARLPDVHRKLAPGDLVILTADHGCDPTWRGTDHTRERVPIIAYGPGLKSRNIGVRSTYADIGATVARHLGIAAGPHGRSFL
- a CDS encoding A24 family peptidase — protein: MLAAAIFLIFPLCLAMAAFSDLLTMTIPNRVSLILIAAFLIIAPLAGMPLPHIGMHLLAAMIVFLACFVLFALNVMGGGDAKLLSATAIWFGFNQSLLLFVVSVGLIGGLLTFLILLLRTQSNTILAIGLPVPNSLLLAKKIPYGIAIAIGGFMAFPYSTILIAALETLQ
- the deoA gene encoding thymidine phosphorylase, whose product is MIPQEIIRQKRNGGVLSADEIQSFVAALATGELSEGQIGAFAMAVWFKGMSRDETVALTLAMARSGDMLTWLGIDRPIADKHSTGGVGDNVSLMLAPIAAACGLAVPMISGRGLGHTGGTLDKLESIPGYGITPDAARFRKVVKEVGCAIIGQTGSLAPADGTLYAVRDVTATVDSIPLITASILSKKLAAGLQTLVLDVKTGNGAFMADHEQAKLLAHSLVDVANGAGVKTSALITDMNQPLADAAGNVVEIWNCLDFLAGKKAGTRLEAVVLAFAAEMLVRSGVSPSLNDGEAKARAALASGKAAEVFGRMVHMLGGPADLVEKPANYLVKAPVERPVLAGESGWLSACDARDVGMAVIDLGGGRRHPADKIDHRVGFSALLPLGTRVEKGDTIAIVGAADEAAAQKAAASITASYRISGNEPSLPPVISGRI
- a CDS encoding TadE/TadG family type IV pilus assembly protein, whose protein sequence is MTANGTLMRLKDKLVRFGRDRSGVGAIEFAILFPVLVMLYIGAFEITIGLSVSKRTSRAAGSIADLITQQKDVTKSSLTEISSVAGAIFTPFDTTGMQIKVTGINIDAAANAKVFWSWASNTTTAPYAANTAVTDVPADMKKADSFLVRADLSIPYKLFAFGPDFLPGDMQELTIRRTYYYRQRQGDNVACGDC
- the upp gene encoding uracil phosphoribosyltransferase; this encodes MEGVIVIDHPLVQHKLTIMRRKETSTGSFRRLLREISTLLCYEVTRDLELTMETIETPLQTMESPILEGKKLVFASILRAGNGLLEGMLDLVPSARVSHIGVYRDHETLQPVEYYFKAPEDVAERLIIVVDPMLATGNSSIAAIEKLKERGARNIRFLCLLAAPEGLRNFRAAHPDVTVFTAAIDSHLNEKGYIMPGLGDAGDRMYGTK
- a CDS encoding TIGR02281 family clan AA aspartic protease, which translates into the protein MLMRIVIFASIIAALATQVPSFFGGSQPVADTVSASAVSTPAPQPRAPAPVSGNGRMHLQADARGHYTGDFKINGKPVQGLIDTGATYVALNESLARRLGYGGNQLDFRHAVNTANGQAKAAHVTLDRVEIGGIRVQDVEAFVLKDDALSTTLVGMSFLKKLESYSVADGSLNLKQ
- a CDS encoding TadE/TadG family type IV pilus assembly protein, with protein sequence MATSDHQADRTCTPPGKRSGWRAFARSRDGSAAIEFALLAIPYFMVIFAILETFIAFAAEELVSNAVDTMSRKMRTGQIISTVGEAAFRQEFCDEVSILIQCSEAEIATPDKLRLDVRTFSKFSEIPAAVPMNATGLDTSAMQYSPGGSGSINMVRAYYHWQIIADLIRPYITPYRTADGSRLNDYLIVATAAFQNEPY
- a CDS encoding Flp family type IVb pilin; amino-acid sequence: MTKLFSRFLKDESGATAIEYGLIAALISVALITGATTLGSSLNNTFQNISEKMVDAETAN
- a CDS encoding pilus assembly protein N-terminal domain-containing protein, encoding MPPSGKTIPFTAAAILVLCGLQAPARAEEDVLRVYMDHARVLKLDRPASKVIIGNSKVADATVADPKTIVLTGRSFGTTNLVLLDADGNAILDETVLVSIDEGNTVRVYRQTDRSVLSCTPNCEQHTQQNNAADAGG
- a CDS encoding adenosine deaminase; translated protein: MTSHLKKVELHCHLEGAAHPALTEAQARKYNTDISAYLRDGAYVWHDFASFLECYDNISKVYRTDEDYALLTETYLQELAEIGTVYSELTVSPDHGGRIGLGADAYIAGICEGIRQAKAKSGIEARLIVTGERHFGPESVIAAAEYAAKANNPLITGFNLAGEERMGRVADYAHAFDIARDAGLGLTIHAGEVCGAFSVSDALDVVRPSRIGHGVRAIEDAELVRRLADLGTVLEVCPGSNIALNVFPDFASHPLRTLKEAGVRVTISSDDPPFFHTSLKREYELAANAFGFSDSEINELTRTGIEAAFVDEASRLALLARL
- the cpaB gene encoding Flp pilus assembly protein CpaB, which encodes MKPARLMILSVAVVAAGLAGLLAMKLAGRGGVVTQVQSVVEKEPTVNVLVSSANLPVGARIDDKAVHWMPWPRGAVVQGFITEADKPDAIKDMQGAVVRLPVFEGEPIRPEKIADSNSRILSALLPAGKRAVATEISVATGAGGFILPNDRVDVIMVRRAQGSEKFLTEAVLSNVRVLAIDQQIQEKDDGSKAVVGTTATLELTPDQTKVLTVAQQMADKLSLALRSVADAQEQDTSAADYLLNGDNGSALVQVIKSGSIVTDSSAPKAE